A genomic stretch from Musa acuminata AAA Group cultivar baxijiao unplaced genomic scaffold, Cavendish_Baxijiao_AAA HiC_scaffold_1138, whole genome shotgun sequence includes:
- the LOC135671211 gene encoding exocyst complex component EXO70H1-like: MTRKGLRNLLPCKPFGRRHHRDSQSAAATASSSSSSSSSSSSLAEKVARAEVVVIKWDPESSAYAKITSLFYEDRSEARKFLAEASDLQRAMLVFVADAEPASLSHPCLVRAQTLMQAAMRRLEKEFFQILAANRDLLDPESVSVRSAYSSVSEGPDYDPWENSPEEEAHLAGKSIGEVERAAGVVMTDLRAIADTMVFAGYRKECVRTYKSLRKSIVDEGLYRLGFERLAPAQIQKLDWAVLELKVRSWLVASRVAVRTLFHGERVLLDHVFAGSDVREVVFADIAGDAALQFLGFPGLVAKSKRSPEKLFRLLDLYDAVAELRPEIEPIFSFDSTAAVRAQALASLSKLAEAAGATLADFESTIMKESSRLSVPGGGVHPMTRYAMNYISLLADYQSALVEILADFPIQTPTPVPAFLFDTSQAPTEQQPAVSGSSSTPASSSSSEGSRLSAIAARFAWLILSLLCKLDEKAAAYRDVGLSYLFLANNLQYIVNKVRSCRLRELLGEEWATRQAAKARQHAAGYERAAWGRVAATIPTGNVSAGEARGRMRAFNAALEEACAAESGWVVADAAMREEVRANVRRMILPAYRGLYTLWEATMEDAAAVLLSPDDVGNRLGELFSGSGSYRPKASSSRTV, from the coding sequence ATGACGAGAAAAGGCTTGCGAAACCTCTTGCCGTGCAAACCCTTCGGCCGTCGCCACCACAGAGACAGCCAATCCGCCGCAGCtaccgcttcttcttcttcttcttcgtcgtcgtcgtcgtcgtcgttggcGGAGAAGGTGGCGAGAGCAGAGGTGGTTGTTATCAAATGGGACCCGGAATCCTCCGCCTACGCCAAGATCACTTCCCTCTTCTATGAAGACCGCTCCGAGGCCCGCAAATTCCTGGCTGAGGCCTCCGACCTGCAGCGCGCCATGCTCGTCTTCGTCGCGGACGCCGAGCCCGCGAGCCTTTCCCACCCGTGCCTCGTCCGCGCGCAGACCCTCATGCAGGCCGCCATGCGCCGCCTCGAGAAAGAGTTCTTCCAGATCCTTGCCGCCAACCGCGACCTCCTCGACCCTGAGTCCGTCTCCGTCCGCTCCGCCTACTCCAGCGTCTCCGAGGGGCCGGACTATGACCCCTGGGAGAACTCCCCAGAGGAGGAGGCGCACTTGGCCGGGAAGTCTATCGGCGAGGTCGAGCGCGCCGCCGGCGTAGTCATGACTGACCTCCGCGCCATCGCCGATACCATGGTCTTCGCCGGCTACAGAAAGGAGTGCGTCAGGACCTACAAGTCCCTCCGCAAGTCCATCGTCGACGAGGGCCTCTACCGGCTCGGCTTCGAGCGCCTCGCTCCTGCCCAAATCCAgaagctggactgggcggtgcTGGAGCTAAAAGTCCGGTCTTGGCTAGTTGCCTCCAGGGTCGCCGTCAGGACCCTGTTCCACGGCGAGCGCGTCCTCCTGGACCACGTCTTCGCCGGCTCCGACGTCCGGGAAGTCGTCTTCGCTGACATCGCGGGCGACGCCGCACTCCAGTTCCTCGGCTTCCCGGGTTTAGTGGCCAAGTCGAAGCGGTCCCCCGAGAAGCTGTTCCGACTCTTGGACTTGTACGATGCTGTCGCCGAGCTGCGACCGGAGATCGAGCCCATCTTCTCCTTCGATTCCACAGCCGCTGTCCGGGCGCAGGCTCTCGCGTCCCTCTCCAAGCTCGCGGAGGCCGCGGGCGCCACCCTCGCCGATTTCGAGTCCACGATCATGAAGGAGTCGTCCCGGTTGTCGGTCCCCGGCGGAGGGGTCCACCCGATGACCCGCTACGCCATGAACTATATATCGCTTCTCGCCGACTACCAGTCCGCCCTCGTGGAGATCTTAGCCGACTTCCCCATTCAGACCCCAACCCCCGTCCCTGCTTTCCTCTTCGATACGTCGCAGGCACCGACGGAGCAGCAGCCTGCTGTCTCCGGTTCTTCCTCAACcccagcctcctcctcctccagcgaAGGGAGCCGCCTCTCGGCAATTGCCGCGCGGTTCGCGTGGCTGATCCTCTCCCTACTGTGCAAGCTAGACGAGAAGGCCGCAGCGTACCGTGACGTGGGCTTGTCGTACCTCTTCCTGGCGAACAACCTCCAGTACATAGTGAACAAGGTGCGGTCTTGCCGACTGCGGGAGCTGCTTGGGGAGGAGTGGGCGACGCGGCAGGCGGCGAAGGCGAGGCAGCACGCGGCGGGGTACGAGAGGGCGGCTTGGGGACGAGTGGCGGCGACGATTCCGACCGGGAATGTCTCGGCTGGAGAGGCAAGGGGGCGGATGCGGGCGTTCAACGCGGCGCTGGAGGAGGCCTGCGCAGCCGAATCCGGGTGGGTGGTGGCGGACGCCGCGATGCGGGAGGAGGTGAGGGCGAATGTGCGCAGGATGATACTGCCGGCGTATCGCGGACTCTACACCCTGTGGGAGGCGACGATGGAAGACGCGGCGGCGGTGCTGCTCTCGCCGGACGACGTCGGGAACCGGCTGGGAGAGCTCTTTTCCGGTTCAGGTTCGTACCGGCCCAAGGCATCATCATCCCGGACCGTGTAA